A single window of Montipora capricornis isolate CH-2021 chromosome 14, ASM3666992v2, whole genome shotgun sequence DNA harbors:
- the LOC138033869 gene encoding protein HID1-like has translation MHIGVFILLLLSGERNFGVRLNKPYSVRVPMDIPVFTGTHADFLVIVFHKIITNGHQRLQPLFDCLLTIIVNGKRNLT, from the exons ATGCATATAGGAGTGTTTATATTGCTCTTATTGAGTGGAGAAAGAAATTTTG GTGTTCGTCTCAACAAGCCTTACTCTGTCAGAGTACCAATGGATATTCCAGTCTTCACTGGGACCCATGCAGACTTCTTGGTCATT GTGTTTCACAAGATCATTACCAATGGCCATCAACGACTTCAGCCACTCTTTGACTGTCTTTTGACTATTATAGTAAATGGTAAAAGAAATCTAACCTAg